A part of Brassica rapa cultivar Chiifu-401-42 chromosome A05, CAAS_Brap_v3.01, whole genome shotgun sequence genomic DNA contains:
- the LOC103867666 gene encoding transcription repressor OFP16, with protein sequence MRFVDYITTLTIIMRHCGYIYMQQNKPTSNCSRKFILSQKMPKIMWKSLHLCFPSNLTKCYSSPCLPPSAAAAAEDDDPSRPSIVLINNFNLLYHNDHNNYHHRVVDLPSSSTATTFSSSATSSYESESQDISPELSAAFASRRFFFSSPGRSNAITDSPETRSRELSDNSDSATIKTPKKTKYDTSMNTTRLLSGGSAVKQHVYSPDPLTDFRRSMQEMIDAAIEAGDLSHPDEGYDYLNELLLSYLALNPTDMHKFIIRAFSDIMVSLLSEERRI encoded by the coding sequence ATGAGATTTGTGGATTACATAACTACCCTTACTATCATAATGAGACActgtggatatatatatatgcaacaAAATAAGCCAACATCCAATTGCTCTAGAaaatttatactctctcaaaaaATGCCAAAGATCATGTGGAAGAGCCTCCATCTTTGCTTCCCGTCAAATCTCACCAAATGCTACTCTTCGCCGTGCCTTCCTCCATCGGCCGCCGCCGCTGCTGAGGACGACGATCCCAGCCGTCCCTCTATCGTTCTCATCAACAACTTCAACCTACTCTACCACAACGACCACAACAACTACCACCACCGTGTCGTTGACTTACCTTCCTCATCCACCGCCACCACCTTCTCCTCTTCTGCCACGTCATCATACGAATCCGAGAGCCAAGACATTTCTCCTGAATTATCCGCCGCTTTCGCTTCCCGtcgcttcttcttctcttcccctGGCCGATCAAATGCAATCACCGACTCACCAGAAACACGGTCAAGAGAACTCTCTGATAATAGCGACAGTGCCACGATCAAGACACCAAAGAAGACGAAGTACGACACTAGCATGAACACCACGAGGCTTCTAAGCGGAGGTTCCGCCGTGAAGCAACACGTTTACTCACCGGATCCGTTAACTGACTTCCGACGGTCAATGCAGGAGATGATTGATGCCGCCATCGAAGCCGGAGATCTTAGCCATCCCGACGAGGGTTATGATTACTTGAACGAGCTGCTTCTCAGTTATCTAGCGTTGAATCCAACCGACATGCACAAGTTCATCATAAGGGCTTTCTCCGACATCATGGTTTCACTCTTGTCGGAAGAACGTCGGATATGA